From a single Phalacrocorax aristotelis chromosome 1, bGulAri2.1, whole genome shotgun sequence genomic region:
- the SYNGR1 gene encoding synaptogyrin-1 isoform X3 yields the protein MDGGAFGAGKAGGAFDPQAFIRQPHTLLRLVSWVFSIVVFGSIVNEGYVNRLDETQEHCIFNRNHNACNYGITVGVLAFLSCLLYLALDAYFPQISSVKDRKKAVLSDIGVSAFWAFLWFVGFCFLTNQWQASKEEDNPMNEGGDAARAAITFSFFSIFTWGLLTFLAFRRLRDITFQEEYSTLFPNSPSLLP from the exons ATGGACGGGGGCGCCTTCGGAGCGGGGAAAGCCGGCGGCGCCTTCGACCCGCAAGCCTTCATCCGGCAGCCGCACACCCTCCTGCGGCTCGTCTCCTGG GTGTTCTCCATTGTGGTGTTTGGCTCCATTGTCAATGAAGGATATGTGAACCGCCTAGACGAGACACAAGAGCACTGCATTTTCAACCGCAATCACAATGCCTGCAACTATGGCATTACCGTGGGTGTCCTCGCCTTCCTCAGCTGCCTTCTTTACCTGGCTCTAGATGCCTACTTCCCGCAGATCAGCAGCGTCAAGGACCGCAAAAAGGCAGTGCTCTCAGACATCGGAGTCTCTG CCTTTTGGGCATTCCTCTGGTTTGTTGGCTTCTGCTTTCTGACCAACCAGTGGCAAGCTTCAAAAGAAGAGGACAACCCAATGAATGAGGGAGGGGATGCAGCCCGAGCAGCCATCACATTCTCATTCTTCTCCATCTTCACCTGG GGCTTGCTCACATTTCTGGCTTTCCGGAGACTCAGAGACATTACTTTTCAGGAAGAATACAGCACCTTGTTCCCTAACTCCCCATCCTTGCTGCCTTAG
- the SYNGR1 gene encoding synaptogyrin-1 isoform X1: MDGGAFGAGKAGGAFDPQAFIRQPHTLLRLVSWVFSIVVFGSIVNEGYVNRLDETQEHCIFNRNHNACNYGITVGVLAFLSCLLYLALDAYFPQISSVKDRKKAVLSDIGVSAFWAFLWFVGFCFLTNQWQASKEEDNPMNEGGDAARAAITFSFFSIFTWVGQAFLAYQRFQLGADSALFSQDYMDPSQDSGMPYAPYTNEEDATDAVGTYQQPPPADAFETETQGYQTQNY; this comes from the exons ATGGACGGGGGCGCCTTCGGAGCGGGGAAAGCCGGCGGCGCCTTCGACCCGCAAGCCTTCATCCGGCAGCCGCACACCCTCCTGCGGCTCGTCTCCTGG GTGTTCTCCATTGTGGTGTTTGGCTCCATTGTCAATGAAGGATATGTGAACCGCCTAGACGAGACACAAGAGCACTGCATTTTCAACCGCAATCACAATGCCTGCAACTATGGCATTACCGTGGGTGTCCTCGCCTTCCTCAGCTGCCTTCTTTACCTGGCTCTAGATGCCTACTTCCCGCAGATCAGCAGCGTCAAGGACCGCAAAAAGGCAGTGCTCTCAGACATCGGAGTCTCTG CCTTTTGGGCATTCCTCTGGTTTGTTGGCTTCTGCTTTCTGACCAACCAGTGGCAAGCTTCAAAAGAAGAGGACAACCCAATGAATGAGGGAGGGGATGCAGCCCGAGCAGCCATCACATTCTCATTCTTCTCCATCTTCACCTGG GTGGGCCAGGCATTCCTGGCATATCAGCGTTTCCAGCTGGGTGCCGATTCGGCCCTCTTCTCCCAGGACTACATGGACCCAAGCCAGGACTCCGGCATGCCTTATGCTCCCTACACGAACGAGGAGGATGCTACAGATGCGGTCGGGACATACCAGCAGCCCCCTCCAGCAGATGCTTTTGAGACCGAGACACAGGGGTACCAAACGCAGAACTACTGA
- the SYNGR1 gene encoding synaptogyrin-1 isoform X2 — protein sequence MDGGAFGAGKAGGAFDPQAFIRQPHTLLRLVSWVFSIVVFGSIVNEGYVNRLDETQEHCIFNRNHNACNYGITVGVLAFLSCLLYLALDAYFPQISSVKDRKKAVLSDIGVSAFWAFLWFVGFCFLTNQWQASKEEDNPMNEGGDAARAAITFSFFSIFTWDYMDPSQDSGMPYAPYTNEEDATDAVGTYQQPPPADAFETETQGYQTQNY from the exons ATGGACGGGGGCGCCTTCGGAGCGGGGAAAGCCGGCGGCGCCTTCGACCCGCAAGCCTTCATCCGGCAGCCGCACACCCTCCTGCGGCTCGTCTCCTGG GTGTTCTCCATTGTGGTGTTTGGCTCCATTGTCAATGAAGGATATGTGAACCGCCTAGACGAGACACAAGAGCACTGCATTTTCAACCGCAATCACAATGCCTGCAACTATGGCATTACCGTGGGTGTCCTCGCCTTCCTCAGCTGCCTTCTTTACCTGGCTCTAGATGCCTACTTCCCGCAGATCAGCAGCGTCAAGGACCGCAAAAAGGCAGTGCTCTCAGACATCGGAGTCTCTG CCTTTTGGGCATTCCTCTGGTTTGTTGGCTTCTGCTTTCTGACCAACCAGTGGCAAGCTTCAAAAGAAGAGGACAACCCAATGAATGAGGGAGGGGATGCAGCCCGAGCAGCCATCACATTCTCATTCTTCTCCATCTTCACCTGG GACTACATGGACCCAAGCCAGGACTCCGGCATGCCTTATGCTCCCTACACGAACGAGGAGGATGCTACAGATGCGGTCGGGACATACCAGCAGCCCCCTCCAGCAGATGCTTTTGAGACCGAGACACAGGGGTACCAAACGCAGAACTACTGA
- the RPL3 gene encoding large ribosomal subunit protein uL3 isoform X2 — protein MSHRKFSAPRHGSLGFLPRKRSSRHRGKVKSFPKDDPSKPVHLTAFLGYKAGMTHIVREVDRPGSKVNKKEVVEAVTIVETPPMVIVGIVGYVQTPRGLRSFKTIFAEHISDECKRRFYKNWHKSKKKAFTKYCKKWQDEEGKKQLEKDFNSMKKYCQVIRVMAHTQMRLLPLRQKKSHLMEIQVNGGTVAEKVDWAREKLEQQVPVSSVFGQDEMIDVIGVTKGKGYKGVTSRWHTKKLPRKTHRGLRKVACIGAWHPARVAFSVARAGQKGYHHRTEINKKIYKIGQGYQIKDGKLIKNNASTDYDLSDKSINPLGGFVHYGEVTNDFIMLKGCVVGTKKRVLTLRKSLLVQTKRRALEKIDLKFIDTTSKFGHGRFQTAEEKKAFMGPLKKDRIAKEETA, from the exons ATG TCTCACCGCAAGTTCTCAGCTCCGAGGCACGGGTCTCTGGGTTTCCTGCCCCGCAAgcgcagcagcaggcacaggggcAAGGTGAAGAGCTTTCCCAAAGATGACCCTAGCAAGCCTGTCCATCTCACTGCCTTCTTGGGGTACAAAGCTGGCATGACCCATATTGTCCGTGAAGTTGACAGACCTGGATCCA AGGTGAACAAGAAAGAGGTGGTTGAGGCAGTCACAATAGTAGAGACTCCTCCCATGGTCATTGTGGGCATCGTGGGCTATGTGCAGACTCCTCGTGGTCTCCGCAGCTTCAAGACCATCTTTGCTGAGCACATCAGCGATGAGTGTAAGCGTCGCTTCTACAAGAACTG GCACAAGTCCAAGAAGAAGGCCTTCACCAAGTACTGCAAGAAATGGCAGGATGAGGAAGGCAAAAAGCAGTTGGAGAAAGATTTCAATAGCATGAAGAAGTACTGCCAGGTTATTAGAGTCATGGCTCACACTCAG ATGCGTTTGCTTCCCCTGAGGCAGAAGAAGTCTCACCTGATGGAGATCCAGGTGAACGGTGGCACTGTTGCTGAGAAAGTGGATTGGGCCCGGGAGAAGCTGGAACAGCAGGTGCCTGTGTCATCTGTCTTTGGCCAGGATGAGATGATAGATGTCATTGGTGTCACCAAGGGCAAAGGGTACAAAG GTGTTACCAGCCGTTGGCACACCAAAAAGCTGCCCCGCAAGACTCACAGGGGTCTGCGCAAAGTGGCCTGCATCGGCGCCTGGCACCCCGCTCGTGTGGCTTTCTCGGTGGCCCGGGCTGGTCAGAAGGGGTATCATCATCGGACTGAAATCAATAAGAAG ATCTACAAGATCGGCCAGGGTTACCAAATCAAGGATGGAAAGCTGATTAAAAACAACGCATCAACTGATTATGACTTGTCTGACAAGAGCATTAACCCTCTG GGAGGCTTTGTCCACTACGGTGAGGTGACCAATGACTTCATCATGCTGAAAGGCTGTGTTGTTGGGACCAAGAAGAGGGTCCTAACCCTGCGCAAG TCCCTGCTGGTGCAGACCAAACGCCGGGCCCTGGAGAAGATTGACTTGAAGTTCATTGACACAACTTCCAAATTTGGTCATGGCCGCTTCCAGACAGCCGAGGAGAAGAAGGCTTTCATG ggaccACTCAAGAAAGATCGTATTGCAAAAGAGGAGACAGCTTAA